A stretch of the Lactuca sativa cultivar Salinas chromosome 9, Lsat_Salinas_v11, whole genome shotgun sequence genome encodes the following:
- the LOC111902080 gene encoding uncharacterized protein LOC111902080 — MAFIKITRLNKISENILMKWRGTLRIFTTTLLSLLLPLSFLLLARLSTADYLLSLNDFPAAQPPSLVFFSLLLNSIPLSPLHILVSLLCVASLVHTLNNGRITFPSFSVSPGTTVRPRLYTAWIVLCTLQVCVGLGIEGSIGAGIDGSGFGHERNFICRIVFFLGLYATTEYWWRTIVKPVVDDTIYGFEVEERWVERVVMGVSLGCLWWWRLRDEVESLVVVTEMKREMDVGVGMVDFMGWWLYYLVVTIGMVRVLKGLIWFALILLYRKIEQVRDENDSLRVEEKV; from the coding sequence ATGGCTTTCATCAAAATAACGAGGCTGAATAAGATCAGTGAGAATATTTTAATGAAATGGAGAGGCACCCTTCGTATTTTCACAACAACCCTTCTCAGCCTCCTCCTTCCCCTCTCATTCCTCCTCCTAGCTCGTCTTTCCACCGCTGATTATCTTTTGTCCCTGAATGATTTCCCGGCGGCTCAGCCGCCCTCTCTGGTCTTCTTCTCTCTCCTCCTAAATTCCATCCCACTCAGCCCTCTCCACATACTTGTTTCCCTTCTATGCGTTGCTTCCCTTGTCCATACCTTGAATAATGGCCGGATCACTTTCCCAAGCTTTTCCGTTTCACCAGGGACCACCGTCAGACCGCGTCTGTACACAGCGTGGATTGTTCTCTGCACGTTGCAAGTTTGTGTTGGACTGGGGATCGAAGGGAGTATAGGGGCTGGCATCGATGGTTCGGGTTTTGGTCATGAGAGAAATTTTATATGCAGGATTGTGTTTTTCTTGGGGTTGTATGCCACGACGGAGTACTGGTGGCGAACGATAGTGAAGCCGGTGGTGGATGATACGATATATGGTTTTGAGGTGGAGGAGAGATGGGTAGAGAGGGTGGTGATGGGGGTTAGTTTGGGTTGTTTGTGGTGGTGGAGGTTGAGAGATGAGGTGGAGTCGCTGGTGGTTGTGACGGAGATGAAGAGAGAGATGGATGTGGGTGTTGGTATGGTTGATTTCATGGGTTGGTGGTTGTATTATTTGGTGGTGACGATTGGGATGGTTAGGGTGTTGAAAGGTCTCATTTGGTTCGCCCTTATTTTACTTTATCGTAAGATAGAACAAGTAAGAGATGAAAACGATTCCCTTCGAGTTGAAGAAAAAGTctaa